Genomic segment of Candidatus Protochlamydia amoebophila UWE25:
GATCAACAGACTCTTCTCCACAAATATATAAGACAATAAGTCCTTGTTTGGCTAAAGCATAAGAAAGTTGTAGCATCAAGGTGGATTTTCCAATACCTGGATCACCTCCCACTAAAGTGAGCGAACCCGGAACAAGACCTCCTCCTAATAAACGGTCACATTCTCCAATCTTCGTTTGAATACGTGGTGTTTCTTGGAGTTTTACTTCTTTCAATTTGATGGGGCGGGTTGTAATAGCAGTTTGGGACTCAAAACGTTTAGGAAGAGAAGATAATTCTAATTCTTCTTGAAAAGTATTCCAGTTTGTACACGAAGGACATTGTCCTAACCATTTAAGTTGTTTGTGCCCACATTCAGAGCAATACCAGACAGTTTTTTGCTTAGCCATTTAAACGTACCTTTAAGAAAAACATTAAGGAAGTTCAACTCGTGAAAGAGCATCAGCAGCGGCAGCTTGCTGAGCTTCTTTTTTGGATGTTCCCTTTCCTCTACCTAATTCTCTATCTTGAATCCAAACAGAAATTTGAAAAACTTTACTATGATCAGGACCTGATTCGTGTAGAACTTGATATAGAGGGGTTTGTTGATAATTTTTTTGGCAATAATCTTGTAATAGAGCTTTCCAATTACGTAGAGGGGTCGCTAATATTATTTCAATATGCTGATGGAAGTTTTTAAAAAGAAAATCCTTTGCTGCTTGGAGACCTCCATCCAAGTAAATGGCTCCAATGATAGCTTCAAATAAATCTGCCAAAATAGATTCTCTACCTCTTCCATCATTCATGCGTTCTCCTTTTCCAAGTAGTAAATAGCCACTTAAATCTAGGGATTGAATGTAATGCACACACGAGCTGGCTTCGACGAGGCGAGAGCGTAAATAAGAAAGTTGTCCTTCTGGAGTTTTGGGGAGTTTGCAATAAAGATAATCGGAAATTAACATACCCAGTACAGAATCTCCTAAAAACTCCAAACGTTCGTTGTGTTGGTTAACTTCTCGATTTTCATTGATAAATGAACGATGTACAAATGCAAGCACGAGGAGTTGTGGATCTTTAAAAGTATAGCCTAATTTGGCTTCAATGGCAGGAGCTTGTCTAATTACATGTTCAATTGGATTCATGTAAAGTATTCTAGGCAACAATCCTTTTTTCTGCTAGCCTTATTCGATTCAGTTAGTCACTTATAATTGAACGCATTATATTACCTCATTATTATAATTTTATTTTATGAAATTTGCTATTGCTAAAGAACATAGAGATTTTTTTCAAAAAAATGGTTTGATAGAATTTGAAGATTTTTTATCAGA
This window contains:
- the rnc gene encoding ribonuclease III; the encoded protein is MNPIEHVIRQAPAIEAKLGYTFKDPQLLVLAFVHRSFINENREVNQHNERLEFLGDSVLGMLISDYLYCKLPKTPEGQLSYLRSRLVEASSCVHYIQSLDLSGYLLLGKGERMNDGRGRESILADLFEAIIGAIYLDGGLQAAKDFLFKNFHQHIEIILATPLRNWKALLQDYCQKNYQQTPLYQVLHESGPDHSKVFQISVWIQDRELGRGKGTSKKEAQQAAAADALSRVELP